One genomic window of Fusarium fujikuroi IMI 58289 draft genome, chromosome FFUJ_chr01 includes the following:
- a CDS encoding related to ECM39 protein, involved in cell wall biogenesis and architecture, producing the protein MKTSDIFLTCLLITIPLVHLLVSPYTKVEESFNIQAAHDILIYGTPTRDVYERLSHTYDHFTFPGAVPRTFLGAVLLAGLGQPIVALVGFQHAQLIVRGILGAANVAALLTFKSSLKRAYGSGVSAWWVVFMASQFHINYYVSRTLPNMYAFCLTTLASAFLLPQPSPHLSAARQKQAIALLVIAAAIFRSEVAVLLSTTGLYLLFTGRIGLRPLILTFLGSFISSLLISVPIDSYFWQKPLWPELWGFYFNAILGSSSEWGVSPWHYYFTSALPKLLLNPSVPALAVYALLQPGTSRATQTLLIPNLLFVAIYSAQPHKEARFIFYVVPSLTAAAALGANFVSSRASKSIIYRGVSAAIALSVLVSFAGSTVMLLFSSLNYPGGDALQQLSYITRDDPTPVIDVHADVLSCMTGLTLFGQNPSGCPIAFPISPNPDFAAPVLVFDKTEKGDQLYWPRFWERFDYALAENPRKVLGGWQVIGVVAGYDGVEILKPGSPAAGDESEEGTIGGDKILGLGANVAAVRNLVRGYTGGWWVGPRMSPRIRILRRVS; encoded by the exons atgaagacttCAG ATATTTTCCTAACGtgtcttctcatcaccatcccaCTCGTTCATCTACTTGTGTCGCCCTATACAAAAGTGGAAGAGTCTTTCAATATACAAGCAGCCCACGACATACTCATCTACGGAACACCCACCCGGGATGTATATGAACGCCTCTCCCATACTTACGATCATTTCACCTTTCCCGGCGCCGTGCCCCGGACTTTTCTCGGTGCTGTGCTCCTCGCAGGACTAGGGCAGCCCATCGTCGCTCTTGTTGGCTTCCAGCATGCACAGCTCATAGTTCGAGGAATCCTTGGTGCGGCTAATGTTGCTGCGCTCTTGACCTTCAAGTCTTCTCTCAAGAGAGCTTATGGATCAGGTGTCTCAGCTTGGTGGGTGGTGTTTATGGCGAGTCAGTTCCATATCAACTACTATGTTTCCCGGACGTTGCCAAACATGTACGCATTCTGTCTCA CTACCCTTGCTTCGGCATTCCTGCTTCCCCAACCTTCACCTCATCTGTCTGCTGCTCGTCAGAAACAAGCCATCGCCCTCTTGGTCATTGCGGCAGCCATCTTCCGCTCTGAAGTCgctgttcttctcagcacgACAGGACTCTACCTCCTTTTCACGGGTCGTATCGGTCTGCGCCCCTTGATTCTCACTTTCCTCGGCTCATTCATCTCTTCACTGCTTATTTCCGTGCCCATTGACTCGTATTTCTGGCAGAAGCCCCTATGGCCCGAGTTATGGGGTTTCTACTTCAACGCTATTCTTGGATCTTCGTCAGAATGGGGCGTTTCTCCATGGCATTACTATTTCACCTCAGCGCTTCCCAAGCTATTGCTTAACCCCTCCGTACCAGCGTTGGCAGTGTATGCACTACTCCAGCCTGGCACATCACGGGCTACCCAGACATTGCTGATCCCCAACTTGCTCTTTGTGGCCATTTATTCTGCTCAGCCTCATAAAGAGGCTCGTTTCATTTTCTATGTGGTGCCGTCTCTGACTGCCGCTGCAGCTCTCGGCGCCAATTTTGTCTCCTCTCGCGCCTCTAAATCCATCATCTACCGTGGCGTGTCTGCCGCCATCGCCTTGTCGGTCCTCGTCAGCTTCGCAGGCAGCACTGTCATGCTCCTATTCTCTTCACTTAACTATCCAGGCGGTGACGCACTTCAGCAACTCTCTTACATCACCCGTGATGACCCTACTCCTGTCATCGACGTCCACGCCGACGTCTTGAGTTGTATGACGGGGCTGACCTTGTTTGGGCAGAATCCATCTGGTTGTCCCATCGCTTTCCCCATCAGCCCCAACCCTGATTTTGCGGCACCTGTTCTAGTCTTCGACAAGACCGAAAAGGGAGACCAACTTTATTGGCCGCGTTTCTGGGAGCGCTTCGACTATGCTCTCGCAGAGAACCCACGCAAGGTGTTGGGTGGCTGGCAGGTTATAGGAGTTGTCGCGGGTTACGACGGTGTTGAGATTCTCAAGCCTGGCTCTCCTGCTGCAGGAGATGAGAGTGAGGAGGGAACTATCGGTGGTGACAAAATACTTGGACTGGGCGCCAATGTCGCTGCTGTCAGAAATCTGGTCAGGGGCTATACAGGTGGTTGGTGGGTTGGACCTCGAATGTCACCCCGAATCCGGATCTTGAGGCGTGTCAGTTAG